The following are encoded in a window of Drosophila simulans strain w501 chromosome 3L, Prin_Dsim_3.1, whole genome shotgun sequence genomic DNA:
- the LOC6738566 gene encoding cell wall protein RTB1, translating into MYSVPATQLKMCSKLTLFLGLVAIIAAVYAADDPASPTSPTSPTSPTSPTSPTSPTSPTSPTSPTSPTSPTSPTSPTSPTTPDATTAAPSTASTTTEKTRRRRRRRRIIRIRRFRRGNRRRGFGRRRFGGRGFRGRRFREGEFAGRRFGEGNVREVVIRERGLERIL; encoded by the coding sequence ATGTATAGTGTTCCAGCGACACAGCTCAAGATGTGTTCCAAACTCACCCTTTTCTTGGGGCTAGTGGCCATAATCGCTGCTGTCTATGCTGCCGATGATCCCGCATCGCCGACATCCCCAACATCTCCAACTTCGCCGACTTCTCCAACTTCCCCGACTTCACCAACTTCTCCAACTTCTCCGACATCTCCAACTTCACCAACTTCTCCAACCTCTCCCACATCGCCGACCTCACCAACAACACCGGATGCCACCACTGCCGCCCCCTCTACGGCATCCACTACCACAGAAAAGACTCGCAGGCGCAGACGCAGGCGCAGGATAATCCGAATCCGCAGGTTCAGGAGGGGCAACCGTCGTCGTGGATTCGGTAGACGCAGATTTGGTGGACGCGGATTTCGTGGACGCAGATTCCGCGAAGGCGAATTCGCTGGTCGCCGTTTTGGTGAGGGAAATGTCCGTGAAGTCGTGATCCGTGAGCGTGGATTGGAGCGCATCCTTTAA